A genomic region of Melanotaenia boesemani isolate fMelBoe1 chromosome 21, fMelBoe1.pri, whole genome shotgun sequence contains the following coding sequences:
- the fbrs gene encoding autism susceptibility gene 2 protein homolog isoform X3 has translation MEGPSRSTEFRRSRRSRSQRDRERRRRVDLAEERATSLSSGSDREACGTNSVLGPGGRECRPGFGRHRPPRRRKRESVSCEEDIIDGFAIASFISLETLEMDCSLKPSQRTDMPGRRNKGKRGPEENGGGPLTEPEEGAPHSYPSSCWIKDNNKRRKIEGSHLETGYICDTESDAGDKASDNEMDPVFTVSTRKVVDPAPSNMGTSMSKSCPPLPARCSRLMVTPRVSGLERSQEKSLEMHFPDSVSSTSSVSFPGLPSHSEVTASGTVPRPSTINGNNNRHNGSPPLSKPKPFITLPGQSHPIYKVNNRNGTPAKPPSSASSASSSSTMRPPTPSTSLSLPYSRGSGSSGPLRPPSRASSGALFTSSPGLPPPPPLLQAPAHSAAAEREGRRSVPGAENNASATGRSTPGGPSASSSTSGSSGRTSQNQTSIQPLAFQFHQHNHQHQHTHTHQHFTPFLHPTATAPPMFDKYPGKMDGLYRHPFFPQYPPPSVPSIQPVIPPTGPFSSLQGAFQPKPLVPQGTGPDLTARLGVVPHHLQPKDPRLTDPFGTSLKISNKPGKWCAMHVYVAWMILSHQKKVKLMQADPHKLDFRSDLLARFPGPGGLGQLGPMGGALPPTHDLTRPPSLFSATGAVNPSSAPFISPSVPHSSFLPPNAHLDPYGRSPPFTPLGALGSGAFGGLGSPTLAGSMFGPKEPPASVVGGLSTSNHHDAWSRLHGGPSGLPAGPSWAKGADKRDERDRGKDGERRDILHIKDEKDRDNMLYGRPPVRMSPVAPSFKPRNSPPVSHINGHSSSLGGNSGPIEDLTRSLNRDRDRERDRDGDKRPVPTLSSRGGPLGPSSLVADRDRPRSSSSSVLTTPPPSNRSAPSPLDLYPRSQAQTAHSHHNDHSHSQRENNLPASSAASSSVASLSQAKKSDRTTTPVSKPPLLLPPVKVKEERKEEPEHIPITLPPPPPSHSFDRPSSHPHHPSSGTPSSSLSLTPTPVVSLPPPTPNPPSHQHLALLERSRAIEAYLGGTGGATGLVIGPAGERFSHGPPQGPPQGPHSFTWDPWRELAVHQQHQHRREALALRSDPHLALRSDPHLARLLQQQRFLEAERAAAVAAAAAATPQQPPTSTSAAVSAVRPEFGLMAHHFDRPPQLGPPGGGLMDEEQRAQILREDFERVRYFGMHPHLPPGSHLSSPSHAATAAHLEQLHPGLLSHPLSSGATASPHHAGLYSRLGPINPHHLPNGILAKTTAGLVGALSVGAPPPLIPSITSRSSTPPRSSRLGGPGELTLYSAHKDGESR, from the exons ATGGACTGTTCTCTGAAGCCTAGCCAGCGCACTGATATGCCGGGTAGGAGGAACAAGGGGAAGAGGGGGCCAGAGGAAAATGGTGGGGGGCCGCTGACAGAGCCAGAGGAAGGAGCCCCACACAGTTACCCTAGCAGCTGCTGGATCAAGGATAACAACAAGAGAAGAAAGATAGAG ggTTCTCATTTGGAAACTGGTTACATT TGTGACACTGAGAGTGATGCAGGTGACAAG GCCTCTGACAATGAGATGGATCCAGTGTTCACAGTCAGCACTAGAAAAG ttgTGGATCCTGCTCCTTCAAACATGGGTACATCCATGAGCAAAAGCTGCCCGCCTCTACCGGCCCGCTGTTCACGGTTAATGGTGACCCCGCGCGTATCTGGTCTGGAGCGAAGTCAAGAGAAGAGCTTGGAGATGCACTTCCCAGACTCTGTTTCTTCTACCTCTTCTGTCTCCTTCCCTGGCCTCCCCTCCCATTCTGAGGTCACAGCCTCAGGCACGGTACCCCGACCCAGCACAATTAATGGCAACAACAACCGCCACAACGGCAGCCCACCACTTTCCAAACCTAAGCCCTTCATCACTTTGCCTGGACAATCTCACCCCATCTACAAAGTCAACAACAG GAACGGCACTCCAGCGAAACCTCCATCATCTGCTTCATCTGCGTCTTCCTCATCTACTATGCGCCCCCCAACTCCCTCCACCAGTTTGTCTCTGCCCTACAGTCGGGGCTCAGGATCCTCAGGGCCCCTCAGACCCCCCTCCCGAGCCAGCTCTGGGGCTTTGTTCACATCCTCACCTGGcctgcctcctcctccacctcttctacAAGCTCCGGCCCACTCAGCTGCAGCAG agcGCGAGGGCAGACGCAGCGTCCCAGGGGCTGAAAACAATGCATCGGCAACGGGTCGTTCCACACCTGGAGGACCATCTGCATCGAGCTCTACATCAGGTTCATCAGGCCGGACGTCTCAGAACCAAACGAGCATCCAGCCTTTGGCCTTCCAGTTCCATCAGCACAACCACCAGCACcaacacacgcacacgcaccaACACTTCACACCCTTCCTGCACCCCACAGCTACTGCGCCGCCTATG TTTGATAAGTATCCAGGAAAAATGGATGGGCTGTACCGACATCCT TTCTTCCCACAATACCCACCGCCCTCAGTGCCGAGTATTCAACCTGTGATTCCTCCCACCGGGCCTTTCAGCTCTTTGCAAGGAGCATTTCAGCCAAAG CCTCTTGTCCCTCAGGGAACGGGTCCTGATTTAACAGCACGACTTGGAGTTGTGCCTCACCACCTGCAGCCCAAAGACCCCAGG CTAACTGATCCATTTGGGACATCGTTGAAAATCAGTAAT AAACCAGGAAAGTGGTGTGCTATGCATGTATATGTGGCCTGGATGATTCTAAGCCAtcagaaaaaagttaaa CTGATGCAGGCCGATCCTCACAAGCTAGACTTCCGTAGCGACCTGCTGGCCCGTTTTCCAGGACCTGGGGGACTAGGCCAACTGGGACCCATGGGAGGAGCCCTGCCTCCAACTCACGACTTGACCAGACCTCCCAGTCTGTTCTCAGCCACAG GTGCAGTTAATCCGTCCTCAGCACCTTTTATCTCTCCATCAGTGCCACACTCCTCTTTCCTTCCACCGAATGCCCATTTGG ATCCGTATGGCCGATCCCCACCCTTTACTCCACTGGGAGCCCTGGGTTCTGGTGCCTTTGGAGGACTTGGCAGCCCAACACTGG CTGGCTCCATGTTTGGTCCTAAAGAACCACCCGCCAGTGTGGTTGGGGGCTTGTCCACCTCCAACCATCACGATGCGTGGAGCCGTCTACATGGTGGTCCTTCTGGGCTCCCTGCAGGCCCCAGCTGGGCTAAAGGAGCAGACAAGAGGGATGAGAGGGAtcgagggaaggatggagagagAAGAGACATCCTCCACATCAAGGATGAAAAGGACAG AGACAATATGCTGTATGGCCGACCACCTGTGAGAATGTCACCTGTTGCCCCTTCCTTCAAGCCACGCAATAGCCCCCCAGTCTCCCACATAAATGGCCACAGCAGCTCCCTCGGGGGGAACAGTGGGCCTATTGAGGACCTGACACGCAGTTTAAATAGAGACAGAGACCGTGAGCGAGACAGAGATGGAGACAAGAGGCCAGTGCCAACATTATCTTCAAGGGGGGGTCCTCTTGGCCCTTCATCCTTAGTAGCAGACAGGGACAGACCACGgtcttcctcatcatctgtGCTCACTACTCCCCCACCCTCCAACCGCTCAGCCCCATCTCCTTTGGACCTTTACCCCCGCTCGCAGGCCCAGACAGCACACAGCCACCACAATGACCACTCACACTCCCAAAGAGAGAATAACCTCccagcttcttctgcagcttCTTCCTCTGTTGCGTCTTTGtctcaggccaagaagtctgaCCGCACCACAACGCCTGTCTCCAAACCTCCACTGCTTCTACCACCAGTTAAAGTCAAAGAGGAGCGGAAAGAGGAGCCAGAGCACATACCAATTACccttcctccaccaccacccagCCACAGCTTTGACCGCCCCAGCAGCCATCCACACCACCCTAGCTCTGGTACCCCGTCTTCCTCTTTATCACTGACTCCCACTCCTGTTGTTTCACTCCCACCACCGACCCCAAACCCTCCTTCCCATCAACACCTTGCTCTGCTGGAACGTTCAAGAGCCATTGAGGCATACCTAGGGGGTACAGGAGGTGCTACAGGGCTGGTAATAGGTCCAGCTGGAGAACGTTTTTCACATGGTCCTCCACAAGGGCCACCACAGGGTCCACATAGCTTCACCTGGGACCCCTGGAGGGAGCTGGCAGTTCATCAACAACATCAGCATCGTAGAGAGGCTTTGGCACTTAGGTCAGATCCACACCTAGCCCTGCGATCTGATCCACATCTGGCTCGGCTGCTCCAACAACAGCGGTTTCTAGAGGCAGAAAGGGCTGCAGCTGTAGCTGCAGCAGCCGCTGCCACCCCTCAACAGCCTCCAACTTCTACCTCTGCTGCCGTCTCCGCTGTTCGCCCAGAGTTTGGCCTGATGGCCCATCACTTTGACCGCCCTCCTCAGCTTGGACCCCCTGGTGGCGGGTTGATGGATGAGGAGCAGCGAGCCCAAATCTTGAGGGAAGACTTTGAGCGGGTTCGCTACTTTGGGATGCATCCACACCTCCCACCTGGCTCTCACCTCTCGAGCCCCTCTCATGCTGCTACTGCCGCTCATCTGGAGCAGCTCCACCCTGGCCTTCTCTCCCACCCGCTCTCTTCAGGAGCCACTGCTTCCCCGCACCACGCAGGCCTCTACTCTCGTCTCGGTCCTATCAATCCACACCACTTGCCCAATGGAATCCTTGCAAAGACCACTGCAGGCTTAGTAGGAGCGCTGTCAGTGGGGGCACCGCCTCCACTCATTCCGTCCATCACCAGCCGGTCGTCCACGCCTCCCCGCAGTTCAAGACTTGGAGGGCCAGGTGAGCTGACATTGTACAGCGCCCACAAAGATGGGGAGTCCAGATAG
- the fbrs gene encoding autism susceptibility gene 2 protein homolog isoform X2, translating to MEGPSRSTEFRRSRRSRSQRDRERRRRVDLAEERATSLSSGSDREACGTNSVLGPGGRECRPGFGRHRPPRRRKRESVSCEEDIIDGFAIASFISLETLEMDCSLKPSQRTDMPGRRNKGKRGPEENGGGPLTEPEEGAPHSYPSSCWIKDNNKRRKIEGSHLETGYICDTESDAGDKASDNEMDPVFTVSTRKVVDPAPSNMGTSMSKSCPPLPARCSRLMVTPRVSGLERSQEKSLEMHFPDSVSSTSSVSFPGLPSHSEVTASGTVPRPSTINGNNNRHNGSPPLSKPKPFITLPGQSHPIYKVNNRNGTPAKPPSSASSASSSSTMRPPTPSTSLSLPYSRGSGSSGPLRPPSRASSGALFTSSPGLPPPPPLLQAPAHSAAAEREGRRSVPGAENNASATGRSTPGGPSASSSTSGSSGRTSQNQTSIQPLAFQFHQHNHQHQHTHTHQHFTPFLHPTATAPPMFDKYPGKMDGLYRHPFFPQYPPPSVPSIQPVIPPTGPFSSLQGAFQPKGTGPDLTARLGVVPHHLQPKDPRLTDPFGTSLKISNKPGKWCAMHVYVAWMILSHQKKVKLMQADPHKLDFRSDLLARFPGPGGLGQLGPMGGALPPTHDLTRPPSLFSATGAVNPSSAPFISPSVPHSSFLPPNAHLGERSLKYPYGRSPPFTPLGALGSGAFGGLGSPTLAGSMFGPKEPPASVVGGLSTSNHHDAWSRLHGGPSGLPAGPSWAKGADKRDERDRGKDGERRDILHIKDEKDRDNMLYGRPPVRMSPVAPSFKPRNSPPVSHINGHSSSLGGNSGPIEDLTRSLNRDRDRERDRDGDKRPVPTLSSRGGPLGPSSLVADRDRPRSSSSSVLTTPPPSNRSAPSPLDLYPRSQAQTAHSHHNDHSHSQRENNLPASSAASSSVASLSQAKKSDRTTTPVSKPPLLLPPVKVKEERKEEPEHIPITLPPPPPSHSFDRPSSHPHHPSSGTPSSSLSLTPTPVVSLPPPTPNPPSHQHLALLERSRAIEAYLGGTGGATGLVIGPAGERFSHGPPQGPPQGPHSFTWDPWRELAVHQQHQHRREALALRSDPHLALRSDPHLARLLQQQRFLEAERAAAVAAAAAATPQQPPTSTSAAVSAVRPEFGLMAHHFDRPPQLGPPGGGLMDEEQRAQILREDFERVRYFGMHPHLPPGSHLSSPSHAATAAHLEQLHPGLLSHPLSSGATASPHHAGLYSRLGPINPHHLPNGILAKTTAGLVGALSVGAPPPLIPSITSRSSTPPRSSRLGGPGELTLYSAHKDGESR from the exons ATGGACTGTTCTCTGAAGCCTAGCCAGCGCACTGATATGCCGGGTAGGAGGAACAAGGGGAAGAGGGGGCCAGAGGAAAATGGTGGGGGGCCGCTGACAGAGCCAGAGGAAGGAGCCCCACACAGTTACCCTAGCAGCTGCTGGATCAAGGATAACAACAAGAGAAGAAAGATAGAG ggTTCTCATTTGGAAACTGGTTACATT TGTGACACTGAGAGTGATGCAGGTGACAAG GCCTCTGACAATGAGATGGATCCAGTGTTCACAGTCAGCACTAGAAAAG ttgTGGATCCTGCTCCTTCAAACATGGGTACATCCATGAGCAAAAGCTGCCCGCCTCTACCGGCCCGCTGTTCACGGTTAATGGTGACCCCGCGCGTATCTGGTCTGGAGCGAAGTCAAGAGAAGAGCTTGGAGATGCACTTCCCAGACTCTGTTTCTTCTACCTCTTCTGTCTCCTTCCCTGGCCTCCCCTCCCATTCTGAGGTCACAGCCTCAGGCACGGTACCCCGACCCAGCACAATTAATGGCAACAACAACCGCCACAACGGCAGCCCACCACTTTCCAAACCTAAGCCCTTCATCACTTTGCCTGGACAATCTCACCCCATCTACAAAGTCAACAACAG GAACGGCACTCCAGCGAAACCTCCATCATCTGCTTCATCTGCGTCTTCCTCATCTACTATGCGCCCCCCAACTCCCTCCACCAGTTTGTCTCTGCCCTACAGTCGGGGCTCAGGATCCTCAGGGCCCCTCAGACCCCCCTCCCGAGCCAGCTCTGGGGCTTTGTTCACATCCTCACCTGGcctgcctcctcctccacctcttctacAAGCTCCGGCCCACTCAGCTGCAGCAG agcGCGAGGGCAGACGCAGCGTCCCAGGGGCTGAAAACAATGCATCGGCAACGGGTCGTTCCACACCTGGAGGACCATCTGCATCGAGCTCTACATCAGGTTCATCAGGCCGGACGTCTCAGAACCAAACGAGCATCCAGCCTTTGGCCTTCCAGTTCCATCAGCACAACCACCAGCACcaacacacgcacacgcaccaACACTTCACACCCTTCCTGCACCCCACAGCTACTGCGCCGCCTATG TTTGATAAGTATCCAGGAAAAATGGATGGGCTGTACCGACATCCT TTCTTCCCACAATACCCACCGCCCTCAGTGCCGAGTATTCAACCTGTGATTCCTCCCACCGGGCCTTTCAGCTCTTTGCAAGGAGCATTTCAGCCAAAG GGAACGGGTCCTGATTTAACAGCACGACTTGGAGTTGTGCCTCACCACCTGCAGCCCAAAGACCCCAGG CTAACTGATCCATTTGGGACATCGTTGAAAATCAGTAAT AAACCAGGAAAGTGGTGTGCTATGCATGTATATGTGGCCTGGATGATTCTAAGCCAtcagaaaaaagttaaa CTGATGCAGGCCGATCCTCACAAGCTAGACTTCCGTAGCGACCTGCTGGCCCGTTTTCCAGGACCTGGGGGACTAGGCCAACTGGGACCCATGGGAGGAGCCCTGCCTCCAACTCACGACTTGACCAGACCTCCCAGTCTGTTCTCAGCCACAG GTGCAGTTAATCCGTCCTCAGCACCTTTTATCTCTCCATCAGTGCCACACTCCTCTTTCCTTCCACCGAATGCCCATTTGGGTGAGAGAAgcttaaaat ATCCGTATGGCCGATCCCCACCCTTTACTCCACTGGGAGCCCTGGGTTCTGGTGCCTTTGGAGGACTTGGCAGCCCAACACTGG CTGGCTCCATGTTTGGTCCTAAAGAACCACCCGCCAGTGTGGTTGGGGGCTTGTCCACCTCCAACCATCACGATGCGTGGAGCCGTCTACATGGTGGTCCTTCTGGGCTCCCTGCAGGCCCCAGCTGGGCTAAAGGAGCAGACAAGAGGGATGAGAGGGAtcgagggaaggatggagagagAAGAGACATCCTCCACATCAAGGATGAAAAGGACAG AGACAATATGCTGTATGGCCGACCACCTGTGAGAATGTCACCTGTTGCCCCTTCCTTCAAGCCACGCAATAGCCCCCCAGTCTCCCACATAAATGGCCACAGCAGCTCCCTCGGGGGGAACAGTGGGCCTATTGAGGACCTGACACGCAGTTTAAATAGAGACAGAGACCGTGAGCGAGACAGAGATGGAGACAAGAGGCCAGTGCCAACATTATCTTCAAGGGGGGGTCCTCTTGGCCCTTCATCCTTAGTAGCAGACAGGGACAGACCACGgtcttcctcatcatctgtGCTCACTACTCCCCCACCCTCCAACCGCTCAGCCCCATCTCCTTTGGACCTTTACCCCCGCTCGCAGGCCCAGACAGCACACAGCCACCACAATGACCACTCACACTCCCAAAGAGAGAATAACCTCccagcttcttctgcagcttCTTCCTCTGTTGCGTCTTTGtctcaggccaagaagtctgaCCGCACCACAACGCCTGTCTCCAAACCTCCACTGCTTCTACCACCAGTTAAAGTCAAAGAGGAGCGGAAAGAGGAGCCAGAGCACATACCAATTACccttcctccaccaccacccagCCACAGCTTTGACCGCCCCAGCAGCCATCCACACCACCCTAGCTCTGGTACCCCGTCTTCCTCTTTATCACTGACTCCCACTCCTGTTGTTTCACTCCCACCACCGACCCCAAACCCTCCTTCCCATCAACACCTTGCTCTGCTGGAACGTTCAAGAGCCATTGAGGCATACCTAGGGGGTACAGGAGGTGCTACAGGGCTGGTAATAGGTCCAGCTGGAGAACGTTTTTCACATGGTCCTCCACAAGGGCCACCACAGGGTCCACATAGCTTCACCTGGGACCCCTGGAGGGAGCTGGCAGTTCATCAACAACATCAGCATCGTAGAGAGGCTTTGGCACTTAGGTCAGATCCACACCTAGCCCTGCGATCTGATCCACATCTGGCTCGGCTGCTCCAACAACAGCGGTTTCTAGAGGCAGAAAGGGCTGCAGCTGTAGCTGCAGCAGCCGCTGCCACCCCTCAACAGCCTCCAACTTCTACCTCTGCTGCCGTCTCCGCTGTTCGCCCAGAGTTTGGCCTGATGGCCCATCACTTTGACCGCCCTCCTCAGCTTGGACCCCCTGGTGGCGGGTTGATGGATGAGGAGCAGCGAGCCCAAATCTTGAGGGAAGACTTTGAGCGGGTTCGCTACTTTGGGATGCATCCACACCTCCCACCTGGCTCTCACCTCTCGAGCCCCTCTCATGCTGCTACTGCCGCTCATCTGGAGCAGCTCCACCCTGGCCTTCTCTCCCACCCGCTCTCTTCAGGAGCCACTGCTTCCCCGCACCACGCAGGCCTCTACTCTCGTCTCGGTCCTATCAATCCACACCACTTGCCCAATGGAATCCTTGCAAAGACCACTGCAGGCTTAGTAGGAGCGCTGTCAGTGGGGGCACCGCCTCCACTCATTCCGTCCATCACCAGCCGGTCGTCCACGCCTCCCCGCAGTTCAAGACTTGGAGGGCCAGGTGAGCTGACATTGTACAGCGCCCACAAAGATGGGGAGTCCAGATAG
- the fbrs gene encoding autism susceptibility gene 2 protein homolog isoform X1 encodes MEGPSRSTEFRRSRRSRSQRDRERRRRVDLAEERATSLSSGSDREACGTNSVLGPGGRECRPGFGRHRPPRRRKRESVSCEEDIIDGFAIASFISLETLEMDCSLKPSQRTDMPGRRNKGKRGPEENGGGPLTEPEEGAPHSYPSSCWIKDNNKRRKIEGSHLETGYICDTESDAGDKASDNEMDPVFTVSTRKVVDPAPSNMGTSMSKSCPPLPARCSRLMVTPRVSGLERSQEKSLEMHFPDSVSSTSSVSFPGLPSHSEVTASGTVPRPSTINGNNNRHNGSPPLSKPKPFITLPGQSHPIYKVNNRNGTPAKPPSSASSASSSSTMRPPTPSTSLSLPYSRGSGSSGPLRPPSRASSGALFTSSPGLPPPPPLLQAPAHSAAAEREGRRSVPGAENNASATGRSTPGGPSASSSTSGSSGRTSQNQTSIQPLAFQFHQHNHQHQHTHTHQHFTPFLHPTATAPPMFDKYPGKMDGLYRHPFFPQYPPPSVPSIQPVIPPTGPFSSLQGAFQPKPLVPQGTGPDLTARLGVVPHHLQPKDPRLTDPFGTSLKISNKPGKWCAMHVYVAWMILSHQKKVKLMQADPHKLDFRSDLLARFPGPGGLGQLGPMGGALPPTHDLTRPPSLFSATGAVNPSSAPFISPSVPHSSFLPPNAHLGERSLKYPYGRSPPFTPLGALGSGAFGGLGSPTLAGSMFGPKEPPASVVGGLSTSNHHDAWSRLHGGPSGLPAGPSWAKGADKRDERDRGKDGERRDILHIKDEKDRDNMLYGRPPVRMSPVAPSFKPRNSPPVSHINGHSSSLGGNSGPIEDLTRSLNRDRDRERDRDGDKRPVPTLSSRGGPLGPSSLVADRDRPRSSSSSVLTTPPPSNRSAPSPLDLYPRSQAQTAHSHHNDHSHSQRENNLPASSAASSSVASLSQAKKSDRTTTPVSKPPLLLPPVKVKEERKEEPEHIPITLPPPPPSHSFDRPSSHPHHPSSGTPSSSLSLTPTPVVSLPPPTPNPPSHQHLALLERSRAIEAYLGGTGGATGLVIGPAGERFSHGPPQGPPQGPHSFTWDPWRELAVHQQHQHRREALALRSDPHLALRSDPHLARLLQQQRFLEAERAAAVAAAAAATPQQPPTSTSAAVSAVRPEFGLMAHHFDRPPQLGPPGGGLMDEEQRAQILREDFERVRYFGMHPHLPPGSHLSSPSHAATAAHLEQLHPGLLSHPLSSGATASPHHAGLYSRLGPINPHHLPNGILAKTTAGLVGALSVGAPPPLIPSITSRSSTPPRSSRLGGPGELTLYSAHKDGESR; translated from the exons ATGGACTGTTCTCTGAAGCCTAGCCAGCGCACTGATATGCCGGGTAGGAGGAACAAGGGGAAGAGGGGGCCAGAGGAAAATGGTGGGGGGCCGCTGACAGAGCCAGAGGAAGGAGCCCCACACAGTTACCCTAGCAGCTGCTGGATCAAGGATAACAACAAGAGAAGAAAGATAGAG ggTTCTCATTTGGAAACTGGTTACATT TGTGACACTGAGAGTGATGCAGGTGACAAG GCCTCTGACAATGAGATGGATCCAGTGTTCACAGTCAGCACTAGAAAAG ttgTGGATCCTGCTCCTTCAAACATGGGTACATCCATGAGCAAAAGCTGCCCGCCTCTACCGGCCCGCTGTTCACGGTTAATGGTGACCCCGCGCGTATCTGGTCTGGAGCGAAGTCAAGAGAAGAGCTTGGAGATGCACTTCCCAGACTCTGTTTCTTCTACCTCTTCTGTCTCCTTCCCTGGCCTCCCCTCCCATTCTGAGGTCACAGCCTCAGGCACGGTACCCCGACCCAGCACAATTAATGGCAACAACAACCGCCACAACGGCAGCCCACCACTTTCCAAACCTAAGCCCTTCATCACTTTGCCTGGACAATCTCACCCCATCTACAAAGTCAACAACAG GAACGGCACTCCAGCGAAACCTCCATCATCTGCTTCATCTGCGTCTTCCTCATCTACTATGCGCCCCCCAACTCCCTCCACCAGTTTGTCTCTGCCCTACAGTCGGGGCTCAGGATCCTCAGGGCCCCTCAGACCCCCCTCCCGAGCCAGCTCTGGGGCTTTGTTCACATCCTCACCTGGcctgcctcctcctccacctcttctacAAGCTCCGGCCCACTCAGCTGCAGCAG agcGCGAGGGCAGACGCAGCGTCCCAGGGGCTGAAAACAATGCATCGGCAACGGGTCGTTCCACACCTGGAGGACCATCTGCATCGAGCTCTACATCAGGTTCATCAGGCCGGACGTCTCAGAACCAAACGAGCATCCAGCCTTTGGCCTTCCAGTTCCATCAGCACAACCACCAGCACcaacacacgcacacgcaccaACACTTCACACCCTTCCTGCACCCCACAGCTACTGCGCCGCCTATG TTTGATAAGTATCCAGGAAAAATGGATGGGCTGTACCGACATCCT TTCTTCCCACAATACCCACCGCCCTCAGTGCCGAGTATTCAACCTGTGATTCCTCCCACCGGGCCTTTCAGCTCTTTGCAAGGAGCATTTCAGCCAAAG CCTCTTGTCCCTCAGGGAACGGGTCCTGATTTAACAGCACGACTTGGAGTTGTGCCTCACCACCTGCAGCCCAAAGACCCCAGG CTAACTGATCCATTTGGGACATCGTTGAAAATCAGTAAT AAACCAGGAAAGTGGTGTGCTATGCATGTATATGTGGCCTGGATGATTCTAAGCCAtcagaaaaaagttaaa CTGATGCAGGCCGATCCTCACAAGCTAGACTTCCGTAGCGACCTGCTGGCCCGTTTTCCAGGACCTGGGGGACTAGGCCAACTGGGACCCATGGGAGGAGCCCTGCCTCCAACTCACGACTTGACCAGACCTCCCAGTCTGTTCTCAGCCACAG GTGCAGTTAATCCGTCCTCAGCACCTTTTATCTCTCCATCAGTGCCACACTCCTCTTTCCTTCCACCGAATGCCCATTTGGGTGAGAGAAgcttaaaat ATCCGTATGGCCGATCCCCACCCTTTACTCCACTGGGAGCCCTGGGTTCTGGTGCCTTTGGAGGACTTGGCAGCCCAACACTGG CTGGCTCCATGTTTGGTCCTAAAGAACCACCCGCCAGTGTGGTTGGGGGCTTGTCCACCTCCAACCATCACGATGCGTGGAGCCGTCTACATGGTGGTCCTTCTGGGCTCCCTGCAGGCCCCAGCTGGGCTAAAGGAGCAGACAAGAGGGATGAGAGGGAtcgagggaaggatggagagagAAGAGACATCCTCCACATCAAGGATGAAAAGGACAG AGACAATATGCTGTATGGCCGACCACCTGTGAGAATGTCACCTGTTGCCCCTTCCTTCAAGCCACGCAATAGCCCCCCAGTCTCCCACATAAATGGCCACAGCAGCTCCCTCGGGGGGAACAGTGGGCCTATTGAGGACCTGACACGCAGTTTAAATAGAGACAGAGACCGTGAGCGAGACAGAGATGGAGACAAGAGGCCAGTGCCAACATTATCTTCAAGGGGGGGTCCTCTTGGCCCTTCATCCTTAGTAGCAGACAGGGACAGACCACGgtcttcctcatcatctgtGCTCACTACTCCCCCACCCTCCAACCGCTCAGCCCCATCTCCTTTGGACCTTTACCCCCGCTCGCAGGCCCAGACAGCACACAGCCACCACAATGACCACTCACACTCCCAAAGAGAGAATAACCTCccagcttcttctgcagcttCTTCCTCTGTTGCGTCTTTGtctcaggccaagaagtctgaCCGCACCACAACGCCTGTCTCCAAACCTCCACTGCTTCTACCACCAGTTAAAGTCAAAGAGGAGCGGAAAGAGGAGCCAGAGCACATACCAATTACccttcctccaccaccacccagCCACAGCTTTGACCGCCCCAGCAGCCATCCACACCACCCTAGCTCTGGTACCCCGTCTTCCTCTTTATCACTGACTCCCACTCCTGTTGTTTCACTCCCACCACCGACCCCAAACCCTCCTTCCCATCAACACCTTGCTCTGCTGGAACGTTCAAGAGCCATTGAGGCATACCTAGGGGGTACAGGAGGTGCTACAGGGCTGGTAATAGGTCCAGCTGGAGAACGTTTTTCACATGGTCCTCCACAAGGGCCACCACAGGGTCCACATAGCTTCACCTGGGACCCCTGGAGGGAGCTGGCAGTTCATCAACAACATCAGCATCGTAGAGAGGCTTTGGCACTTAGGTCAGATCCACACCTAGCCCTGCGATCTGATCCACATCTGGCTCGGCTGCTCCAACAACAGCGGTTTCTAGAGGCAGAAAGGGCTGCAGCTGTAGCTGCAGCAGCCGCTGCCACCCCTCAACAGCCTCCAACTTCTACCTCTGCTGCCGTCTCCGCTGTTCGCCCAGAGTTTGGCCTGATGGCCCATCACTTTGACCGCCCTCCTCAGCTTGGACCCCCTGGTGGCGGGTTGATGGATGAGGAGCAGCGAGCCCAAATCTTGAGGGAAGACTTTGAGCGGGTTCGCTACTTTGGGATGCATCCACACCTCCCACCTGGCTCTCACCTCTCGAGCCCCTCTCATGCTGCTACTGCCGCTCATCTGGAGCAGCTCCACCCTGGCCTTCTCTCCCACCCGCTCTCTTCAGGAGCCACTGCTTCCCCGCACCACGCAGGCCTCTACTCTCGTCTCGGTCCTATCAATCCACACCACTTGCCCAATGGAATCCTTGCAAAGACCACTGCAGGCTTAGTAGGAGCGCTGTCAGTGGGGGCACCGCCTCCACTCATTCCGTCCATCACCAGCCGGTCGTCCACGCCTCCCCGCAGTTCAAGACTTGGAGGGCCAGGTGAGCTGACATTGTACAGCGCCCACAAAGATGGGGAGTCCAGATAG